A stretch of the Deinococcus carri genome encodes the following:
- the ribD gene encoding bifunctional diaminohydroxyphosphoribosylaminopyrimidine deaminase/5-amino-6-(5-phosphoribosylamino)uracil reductase RibD has product MNSPGAATLLPEDEAWMALALAEAARGLGRTAPNPPVGCVLVRRGEVVGRGFHPRAGEPHAEVFALRGAGERARGATAYVTLEPCSHFGRTPPCADALLAAGIARVVVAALDPNPKVAGRGVRRLREAGVEVTVGVREAEAARQQAGFRSLVTRGRPWVVYKYAMTLDGRVAATGEGNGPVTSAPARERVMRWRDELDALAVGVGTVLADDPRLTVRGVMGGRDPRPVIFDRQARTPLSARALRPGTVIVTSPWADAGRLADTGATVLRAASLPEALHALGDLHLSSLLLEGGPTLATAFVEAGLVDEVRALVAPKLLGAGLSPLCGPPRGMADALVLRDLHTEILGPDLLVSGLLNDIPRLGAAGAN; this is encoded by the coding sequence ATGAACAGTCCCGGAGCGGCCACGCTGCTCCCGGAAGACGAGGCCTGGATGGCCCTAGCCCTCGCGGAGGCGGCCCGGGGCCTGGGCCGCACCGCCCCCAACCCCCCGGTGGGCTGCGTGTTGGTTCGCAGGGGGGAGGTGGTGGGGCGCGGCTTTCACCCCCGGGCGGGCGAACCGCACGCCGAGGTGTTCGCGCTGCGGGGGGCCGGAGAGCGGGCGCGCGGGGCCACCGCTTACGTGACCCTCGAACCGTGCAGCCACTTCGGGCGCACGCCGCCCTGTGCCGACGCCCTGCTGGCGGCGGGGATCGCGCGGGTGGTGGTGGCGGCCCTGGACCCCAACCCGAAAGTGGCGGGCCGGGGCGTCCGCCGGTTGCGCGAAGCGGGCGTGGAGGTCACGGTCGGCGTGCGGGAGGCGGAGGCCGCGCGCCAGCAGGCCGGCTTCCGCTCGCTGGTCACGCGTGGGCGACCCTGGGTGGTCTACAAGTACGCGATGACCCTGGATGGCCGGGTGGCCGCGACGGGCGAGGGCAACGGCCCCGTCACCTCCGCCCCGGCCCGTGAGCGCGTGATGCGCTGGCGCGACGAACTCGATGCCCTGGCCGTGGGCGTGGGCACCGTCCTGGCCGACGACCCTCGCCTGACCGTGCGCGGCGTAATGGGCGGCCGCGACCCCCGCCCGGTGATTTTCGACCGGCAGGCCCGCACGCCCCTCTCGGCGCGGGCACTGCGGCCCGGCACCGTGATTGTCACGTCCCCCTGGGCCGATGCGGGCCGACTGGCGGACACGGGCGCGACCGTCCTGCGCGCCGCGTCCCTGCCGGAGGCCCTGCATGCCCTGGGTGACCTTCACCTCTCCAGCCTGCTGCTGGAGGGCGGCCCCACCCTCGCCACCGCCTTTGTGGAGGCCGGGCTGGTGGACGAGGTGCGCGCCCTGGTCGCCCCCAAGCTGCTCGGTGCGGGCCTCTCGCCCCTGTGCGGCCCTCCCCGCGGGATGGCCGACGCCCTGGTCCTGCGGGACCTCCACACCGAAATCCTCGGCCCGGACTTGCTGGTCTCGGGCCTGCTGAACGACATTCCGCGCCTGGGCGCGGCAGGAGCCAACTGA
- a CDS encoding riboflavin synthase, giving the protein MFTGIVEQVGRVTHVAETNGNLTLTIQPARMWPDLALGESVACSGTCLTVTGWDGLGFTVDLSRETVNKTAPHWREGARLNLERAMTTFGRFGGHMVSGHVDGTGEILARREEPGAYTLTVRAAPHLARYLVPKGSVTVDGVSLTVVDTGGPGGSRADLAPDEFTLWLVPHTLEVTTLGDWQPGTVVNLEADQLAKYVERLLLMREAASSQPSALSGAEVAR; this is encoded by the coding sequence ATGTTTACCGGAATCGTGGAACAGGTCGGCCGCGTCACGCACGTGGCCGAGACGAACGGCAACCTCACCCTTACCATCCAGCCCGCGCGGATGTGGCCCGACCTCGCGCTGGGCGAGAGCGTCGCCTGCTCCGGCACCTGCCTCACCGTGACGGGCTGGGACGGCCTGGGCTTCACGGTGGACCTCAGCCGCGAAACCGTGAACAAGACGGCTCCCCACTGGCGGGAGGGCGCACGCCTGAACCTGGAACGGGCCATGACCACTTTCGGGCGCTTCGGCGGGCACATGGTGAGCGGCCATGTGGACGGCACCGGCGAGATTCTGGCGCGGCGGGAGGAACCGGGGGCCTACACCCTGACCGTCCGCGCTGCGCCGCACCTCGCCCGCTATTTGGTGCCCAAGGGCAGCGTGACCGTGGACGGCGTGAGCCTCACCGTGGTGGATACGGGTGGCCCCGGCGGCAGCCGCGCCGACCTCGCCCCCGACGAGTTCACCCTCTGGCTGGTGCCGCACACCCTGGAGGTCACCACCCTGGGGGACTGGCAGCCGGGTACGGTGGTCAATCTGGAGGCCGACCAGCTGGCGAAGTACGTGGAGCGGCTGCTGCTGATGCGGGAAGCGGCCAGCTCTCAGCCGTCAGCCCTCAGCGGGGCGGAGGTGGCGCGGTGA
- a CDS encoding bifunctional 3,4-dihydroxy-2-butanone-4-phosphate synthase/GTP cyclohydrolase II has protein sequence MTLASVPELLAELRAGRPVILVDDEHRENEGDLLMPAATATPEWVNFMAREGRGLICVTLTPERAQALDLTPMVGASTDPNGTAFTVSVDHIGNSTGISAYDRAATIAALIDPAARPADFRRPGHIFPLVARPGGVLRRAGHTEAACDLARLAGFAPAGVICEIMGDDGEMSRLPDLLAFGEKHGLLVGSIEALIAYRLEHDPFMRAVAEADLPTEYGEFRLVGFEDTLSGAEHVALVMGEVTPEPLLVRVHSECLTGDAFHSLRCDCGPQRDAALRAIAQEGRGVLVYLRQEGRGIGLLNKIRAYALQDGGADTVDANLRLGFPADARDFGIGAQMLHLLGARQLRVLTNNPRKLHSLSGFGLEVVERVPLRVGENTHNAGYLRAKEERLGHLR, from the coding sequence GTGACGCTGGCTTCTGTTCCCGAACTGCTCGCCGAGCTGCGCGCGGGCCGCCCGGTCATCCTGGTGGACGACGAGCACCGCGAGAACGAGGGCGATCTGCTGATGCCCGCCGCCACCGCCACGCCCGAGTGGGTGAACTTCATGGCGCGCGAGGGGCGGGGGCTGATCTGCGTGACGCTCACGCCCGAGCGGGCGCAGGCGCTTGACCTGACGCCGATGGTGGGAGCCAGCACCGACCCCAACGGCACCGCCTTCACGGTCAGCGTGGACCATATCGGCAACTCCACCGGCATCAGCGCCTACGACCGCGCCGCCACGATTGCCGCCCTGATCGACCCCGCCGCCCGGCCCGCCGACTTCCGCCGTCCGGGGCATATCTTCCCGCTGGTCGCGCGGCCGGGTGGCGTGCTGCGCCGCGCGGGGCACACGGAGGCGGCGTGCGACCTCGCGCGGCTGGCGGGTTTTGCCCCCGCCGGGGTCATCTGCGAAATCATGGGGGACGACGGCGAGATGAGCCGCTTGCCCGACCTCCTGGCCTTCGGGGAGAAGCATGGGCTGCTGGTGGGAAGCATCGAGGCCCTGATCGCCTACCGCCTCGAACACGATCCCTTCATGCGCGCCGTGGCCGAGGCCGACCTGCCTACCGAATACGGCGAGTTCCGGCTGGTCGGCTTCGAGGACACCCTCAGCGGAGCCGAACACGTGGCGCTGGTGATGGGGGAAGTCACGCCCGAGCCGCTGCTGGTGCGCGTGCATTCCGAGTGCCTGACCGGGGACGCCTTTCACAGCCTGCGCTGCGACTGCGGCCCCCAGCGCGACGCGGCCCTGCGCGCCATCGCCCAGGAAGGCCGGGGCGTGCTGGTCTATCTGCGGCAGGAGGGGCGCGGCATCGGCCTGCTGAACAAGATTCGCGCCTACGCCCTGCAAGACGGCGGGGCCGACACGGTGGACGCCAACCTGCGCCTGGGCTTTCCCGCCGACGCCCGCGACTTCGGCATCGGCGCGCAGATGCTGCACCTGCTGGGCGCGCGGCAACTGAGGGTGCTGACCAACAATCCCCGCAAGCTGCACTCCCTCAGTGGCTTCGGCCTGGAAGTCGTGGAGCGCGTGCCGCTGCGGGTGGGCGAGAACACGCACAACGCGGGCTACCTGCGGGCGAAGGAGGAGCGGCTGGGGCACCTGCGCTGA
- a CDS encoding RNA 2'-phosphotransferase gives MTDERLSRRLSYLLRHVPGEMGVTLEPGGWAPVDAVLRHLHLSRERLERLVAADRKGRYTLQGDRIRANQGHTVPVDLRLPLTVPPERLYHGTHAGALAAIRAEGLRPMGRHHVHLSRDEATARKVGARRGQPVILTVQSGQMYRAGHSFYRSDNGVWLTDAVPPEYLVFPAGALP, from the coding sequence GTGACCGACGAACGCCTCTCCCGCCGCCTCTCGTATCTGCTGCGCCACGTGCCTGGCGAGATGGGCGTGACGCTGGAACCGGGGGGCTGGGCACCGGTAGACGCGGTGCTGCGGCACCTGCACCTCTCCCGCGAACGGCTGGAGCGGCTGGTGGCCGCCGACCGCAAGGGGCGCTACACCCTTCAGGGCGACCGCATCCGCGCCAACCAGGGCCACACCGTCCCGGTGGACCTGCGACTGCCGCTGACCGTGCCCCCGGAGCGGCTCTACCACGGCACCCACGCGGGCGCGCTGGCCGCCATCCGCGCGGAGGGGCTGCGGCCGATGGGGCGGCATCACGTCCACCTCTCGCGCGACGAGGCCACCGCCCGCAAGGTGGGGGCGCGGCGTGGCCAGCCCGTCATTCTCACCGTGCAATCGGGCCAGATGTACCGGGCTGGGCACAGCTTCTACCGCAGCGACAACGGCGTGTGGCTGACGGACGCGGTACCGCCCGAATACCTCGTGTTCCCGGCAGGCGCGTTACCCTGA